A single genomic interval of Bradyrhizobium japonicum USDA 6 harbors:
- a CDS encoding HK97 family phage prohead protease, with protein sequence MKHAWSRRRRRLADAKTIWGYAVLWGSSTNIANEFLEQFAKGSLTRSIREDDIRMLLDHDPGRVVGRTASGSLRLREDALGLRYEVDVNLDTPDGQTLAGTIGRRDVSGISPSFYVKTENWLDGGSGLPLRIITEARLREISAVAWPAYPQTTAVMRSIANTNSVAAQRRIAARREAMRVRGML encoded by the coding sequence TGGCCGACGCTAAAACTATTTGGGGCTATGCCGTTCTTTGGGGCTCCAGCACAAATATTGCGAACGAGTTTCTTGAACAGTTCGCAAAGGGATCGCTAACGCGCAGCATTAGAGAGGACGATATCCGGATGTTACTTGACCATGATCCAGGTCGAGTAGTCGGGCGCACGGCCTCGGGGAGCCTCCGTTTGCGAGAAGATGCTCTCGGACTTCGATACGAAGTCGACGTGAATCTTGATACGCCAGATGGACAAACTCTCGCTGGAACGATCGGCAGGCGAGATGTGTCTGGGATTTCTCCCTCGTTTTACGTAAAAACAGAAAATTGGCTGGATGGCGGGTCTGGCTTGCCTCTACGGATTATCACTGAAGCTCGGCTTAGGGAGATCAGTGCCGTGGCTTGGCCTGCGTATCCGCAGACAACTGCGGTGATGCGGTCTATTGCCAACACCAACAGCGTAGCTGCCCAACGCCGCATAGCCGCAAGGCGTGAAGCCATGCGTGTGCGGGGAATGCTGTGA
- a CDS encoding HNH endonuclease, giving the protein MSAWQHLYSSRRWKALREYQLLNEPLCRFCTQSDVVEAATVADHIRPHKGDEALFYDPDNLQSLCKPCHDGTKQRIELGQEVVTFAADGWPR; this is encoded by the coding sequence GTGAGCGCCTGGCAGCACCTGTATTCGTCGCGTCGATGGAAGGCCTTGCGCGAGTACCAGTTGCTCAATGAACCGTTGTGCCGCTTCTGTACGCAGAGCGACGTGGTTGAGGCGGCAACGGTTGCTGACCACATCCGGCCTCACAAGGGCGACGAAGCGCTGTTCTATGATCCGGATAATCTTCAGAGCCTTTGCAAGCCATGCCATGACGGCACCAAGCAGCGCATCGAGCTTGGGCAGGAAGTCGTGACGTTCGCGGCGGACGGATGGCCCCGGTAG
- a CDS encoding DUF3892 domain-containing protein, with the protein MRSIENGTNTFFTLVSGKRADVGVVSGPNGKYVRTHADGYYNDNLLALPECP; encoded by the coding sequence ATTCGATCGATCGAGAACGGCACCAATACATTTTTCACGTTGGTCAGCGGTAAGCGCGCCGACGTTGGTGTCGTTAGCGGCCCGAATGGGAAATATGTTCGAACTCACGCTGATGGCTACTACAACGATAACCTCCTAGCTCTGCCGGAGTGTCCGTGA
- a CDS encoding cold-shock protein encodes MAIGTVKWFNPTKGYGFIQPDNGGNDVFVHISAVEKAGFTSLAEGAKVSFDIVKNRGKDSAENLRIG; translated from the coding sequence GTGGCAATTGGGACAGTGAAGTGGTTCAACCCGACAAAGGGGTACGGGTTCATTCAACCTGACAACGGCGGCAATGACGTCTTTGTCCACATCTCCGCGGTTGAGAAGGCTGGTTTTACTTCGCTCGCAGAGGGCGCAAAAGTCAGCTTCGACATCGTGAAAAATCGCGGAAAAGACTCGGCGGAAAATCTACGAATCGGGTGA
- a CDS encoding DUF3892 domain-containing protein, with product MTKRVRIRCINKTDRRSAHERIKNVGGVNSDGTRWKLSVKKTIRDLESREWEYYVEESGVTVEVIVATDGRNKYIKTTVDGIQPDNLLSLPECP from the coding sequence ATGACCAAACGCGTGCGCATTCGTTGCATAAACAAGACTGACAGGCGAAGCGCACACGAGAGAATCAAAAATGTCGGCGGGGTAAATTCAGACGGAACGCGATGGAAGCTATCCGTTAAGAAGACTATCCGAGACCTCGAAAGCCGCGAGTGGGAGTACTACGTCGAAGAATCAGGCGTCACTGTCGAGGTCATCGTCGCCACCGATGGCCGAAACAAGTACATCAAGACAACAGTTGACGGAATTCAACCGGACAATCTCCTTTCCCTCCCTGAGTGTCCGTGA
- a CDS encoding DUF6894 family protein yields the protein MQHYYFPILHKGETQADEVGELFGSAELAVQYGARVARDIASDPEYDPGAGTIVIVVDDSGAEIERHGEGSVGAAVQ from the coding sequence ATGCAACATTACTACTTCCCGATTCTCCACAAGGGCGAGACACAGGCGGACGAGGTTGGAGAGCTATTTGGCTCTGCTGAGCTAGCGGTCCAATACGGCGCCCGTGTCGCTCGGGATATCGCCAGCGATCCCGAATATGACCCTGGTGCGGGCACGATCGTGATCGTGGTTGACGACTCCGGTGCAGAGATCGAGCGACATGGGGAGGGTAGCGTGGGCGCGGCTGTCCAGTAG